One stretch of Paenibacillus sp. FSL R5-0341 DNA includes these proteins:
- a CDS encoding DUF3427 domain-containing protein, protein MKQGIYEQLINTITRQEISALDPDVYNIGTEKLDAEEARKLLSTYLAAVTRRALKIVREQTEDKTAVLAQIRTCNEIIATLKGTLGEEEYNELQLDEQGEVLTHVYSKLNSIRAVRDTKIVRPDTPISQSSLFTGAKSEPSMLLELQKEIVTADRIDWLVSFIKFSGLRLLLEQLQQFTACGGKLRIITTTYMEATDLKAITELSKLPNTEIQISYDTKVTRLHAKTYIFHRDTGFTTAYVGSSNLSNPALTSGMEWNLKVTEKDSLDVLRKIEATFESYWNDREFTRYVAEDEGHEAQLKAALNRKKDQSSYFHLDIQPYDYQKEVLEQLHAERTLYGRNRNLIVAATGVGKTVISAFDYKRFRASHAGAKLLFVAHREEILKQSRDTFRYILKDMNFGELHVGNHRAEALDHLFVSIQSLNSMKLTEITSPDYYDYIIVDEFHHAAAPSYQKLLSHYEPKILLGLTATPERMDDKDITAYFDHTIAAEIRLTDAIDRKLLSPFQYFGVTDTVDLSQVKWSRKGYDLNELEKLYTHNKIRANQIIQSLNKYVTDLDDVKGLGFCVGVDHAMYMAKIFNKAGIPSMALHGGSSEQERHAAKGQLVNGELRMIFVVDLYNEGVDIPEVNTVLFLRPTESLTVFLQQLGRGLRMADGKECLTVLDFIGQAHQEYRFRDKFRALIGATKHSISYYVENGFSNLPRGTFIQLEKQAKEYVMRNLKQMSRNRRALIQKLQTFQQDTGLPLTLAGFVEHHGMTLYELYGGRTGKRYFRGMLAEAGLTEPIESEQDEYIRRLPSVLTINSRSWLTFLIDFIEKGKEPTNADEQRMLIMFYYTFHRAAPEKLGLSSIEEGVQRVLSCEAFRAELVDIFKYNLAHLRFVDKSNSFPYTCPLDIHCMYSIDQVLAAFGYWNAEQSPAFREGVKYFADEQTDIFFITLNKSDKDFSPSTLYEDYAINERLFHWQTQSRVSEHTATAQRYIHHRETGNQIVLFVREYKEEHGYTSPFVFLGEADYVSHEGNKPMSFVWRLHEEMPAKMVAVANKCIV, encoded by the coding sequence ATGAAACAAGGCATATATGAACAGCTTATCAACACTATCACCAGGCAAGAGATTTCGGCGCTGGACCCGGATGTGTATAACATTGGGACCGAGAAGCTGGATGCAGAGGAAGCGCGCAAGCTGCTGTCCACGTATTTGGCGGCGGTGACTCGGCGAGCGCTCAAGATTGTGCGGGAACAGACGGAAGATAAGACGGCAGTGTTGGCGCAGATTCGAACGTGTAATGAGATTATTGCTACCCTGAAAGGCACACTGGGGGAAGAAGAGTACAATGAATTGCAACTGGATGAGCAGGGGGAAGTGCTGACCCATGTATATTCCAAACTGAACAGCATTCGTGCGGTCCGGGATACCAAAATCGTTCGTCCAGATACGCCAATCTCCCAAAGCTCTTTGTTCACAGGTGCAAAGTCCGAGCCGAGTATGTTATTGGAGCTGCAAAAGGAGATCGTGACCGCCGATCGGATCGATTGGCTGGTATCGTTTATCAAATTCAGCGGGCTTCGCCTGCTTCTGGAACAGCTTCAGCAATTTACAGCATGTGGCGGGAAGCTGCGTATCATCACAACTACATACATGGAAGCAACCGACCTTAAGGCCATCACTGAACTTAGCAAACTGCCCAACACGGAAATCCAGATTTCGTATGATACCAAAGTGACTCGACTGCACGCCAAAACGTACATTTTCCACCGTGATACTGGCTTCACTACAGCCTATGTCGGCTCCTCTAACCTTTCCAACCCGGCGCTAACCAGTGGTATGGAGTGGAACCTCAAGGTGACGGAGAAGGATTCACTCGACGTGCTGCGCAAGATTGAAGCGACCTTCGAGAGTTACTGGAATGACCGTGAATTTACGCGATATGTAGCTGAGGATGAAGGCCATGAGGCACAGTTGAAGGCGGCTCTGAATCGTAAAAAAGATCAGTCCAGCTACTTTCACCTCGACATCCAGCCTTACGATTATCAAAAGGAAGTGCTGGAGCAGCTGCACGCCGAGCGTACGCTGTACGGACGAAACCGCAACCTGATCGTCGCCGCCACAGGCGTTGGCAAGACGGTCATCTCTGCCTTCGACTACAAGCGATTCCGTGCAAGCCATGCGGGAGCAAAGCTGCTTTTTGTCGCCCATCGGGAAGAAATCTTGAAGCAAAGTCGGGATACGTTCCGGTATATCCTGAAGGATATGAATTTTGGCGAGCTGCATGTCGGGAATCACCGAGCTGAGGCGCTGGACCATCTGTTTGTTAGCATTCAGAGTCTTAACTCTATGAAGTTGACGGAGATCACCAGCCCTGATTATTACGATTACATCATTGTGGATGAATTCCATCATGCGGCTGCTCCTTCATACCAGAAGCTGTTGTCCCATTACGAACCGAAGATTTTGCTGGGACTCACAGCCACGCCGGAACGGATGGATGACAAAGACATTACCGCCTACTTCGATCATACGATTGCCGCCGAGATCCGTCTAACCGATGCCATTGACCGGAAACTACTGAGTCCTTTCCAGTATTTTGGCGTCACCGATACTGTCGATCTATCTCAGGTAAAGTGGTCGCGCAAAGGCTACGATCTGAACGAACTGGAGAAACTCTATACCCATAACAAAATCCGTGCCAACCAGATCATCCAAAGTCTGAACAAATACGTAACCGATCTCGACGATGTGAAGGGACTTGGGTTCTGCGTAGGGGTGGATCATGCGATGTATATGGCAAAAATATTTAACAAAGCCGGCATTCCATCCATGGCCCTGCATGGCGGGTCGAGCGAACAGGAACGTCATGCTGCGAAAGGACAGCTGGTGAACGGGGAACTGCGCATGATCTTTGTCGTGGATCTGTACAATGAGGGCGTGGATATCCCTGAAGTGAACACCGTCCTGTTCCTGCGTCCTACCGAGAGTCTGACCGTATTCCTGCAACAGTTGGGACGTGGGCTCCGGATGGCGGATGGCAAAGAGTGCCTGACCGTGCTCGACTTCATCGGACAAGCGCATCAGGAATACAGGTTCCGGGATAAATTCCGCGCCCTGATCGGCGCTACTAAACATTCTATCTCGTACTACGTTGAGAATGGATTTTCGAACTTACCACGCGGCACGTTCATTCAATTGGAAAAGCAAGCGAAGGAATACGTCATGCGCAACCTCAAGCAGATGAGTCGTAATCGCAGAGCGTTGATCCAGAAGCTGCAAACGTTCCAGCAAGACACCGGACTGCCGCTGACCTTGGCTGGTTTTGTAGAGCATCATGGGATGACATTGTATGAATTGTATGGTGGACGTACGGGCAAAAGGTATTTCCGGGGTATGTTGGCCGAGGCCGGACTGACAGAGCCAATAGAGAGTGAGCAGGATGAGTACATCCGCAGACTGCCGTCTGTGCTGACGATCAACTCCCGAAGCTGGCTGACGTTCCTGATCGACTTTATTGAAAAAGGCAAAGAACCAACCAACGCGGATGAACAGCGCATGTTGATTATGTTCTATTACACCTTCCACCGGGCCGCGCCTGAGAAACTAGGGTTGAGCAGCATTGAAGAGGGTGTGCAGCGTGTGCTGTCTTGTGAAGCATTCCGAGCAGAGCTTGTGGATATTTTCAAATATAATCTGGCTCATCTGCGATTTGTGGATAAAAGTAATTCGTTCCCGTACACTTGTCCACTGGATATCCACTGTATGTACTCCATCGACCAAGTGCTTGCCGCCTTTGGCTACTGGAACGCTGAGCAATCACCCGCCTTCCGTGAAGGCGTGAAGTATTTTGCCGATGAACAGACCGATATCTTCTTCATTACATTGAACAAATCGGACAAAGATTTCTCACCATCTACGCTGTATGAGGATTATGCGATCAACGAGCGTTTATTCCACTGGCAGACACAGAGCAGGGTGTCGGAGCATACAGCTACCGCACAGCGGTATATCCATCATCGAGAGACGGGCAACCAGATCGTGCTTTTCGTGAGGGAGTATAAGGAGGAGCATGGCTATACGTCTCCGTTTGTGTTTCTGGGCGAAGCCGATTATGTAAGTCATGAGGGGAACAAACCGATGAGCTTTGTATGGCGACTGCATGAAGAGATGCCTGCGAAGATGGTAGCGGTGGCGAATAAGTGTATTGTTTAA
- a CDS encoding AAA family ATPase, translated as MRNKKNYNEGVVFMKNVNLPKLISINIENYSLYKKSPTFKFNFHDGISAIIGGNGIGKTTFVETILFGLLGHRKIYTVPGKKKIKTKEKISNPDFFTVRMNESYKNNNLASVSLDYNIGSNKILIQRSLFNDKILYLRINDHEYDENVEEEFYQSAILNMTGLSSYQNFDKIVRTFLFFDERRDNIAWDPQVQDEILRILFFEESFLEKFKELENEVITLDTMGRHRSEARRTEAESLEDLKNEKSKLYTSLNLSEDSDEQNDLEKLLDRKNILEEERHDIEQKLEVILEEFSKIKSKADTAIGERNEFFMSMENVDTEVSKLESKLYKSIYNQLPDYYVSIEKVLISEGKCLACGNKNKSAREKAIERKKENKCLICASELQIVEEYDSQTIGKINEIAKIKTELEIKISNKDYLVSQLQDQVQNCNIEIVTLRDLLNNKHRELINLESLIARENLANGPDTYSQIIEAKNRRIEVLKKEVEGIYNLRDQKKKELNKINNQFKEIVINLNQHLSHFFNKYASTFLGLNCELTVEERMVNKIPHILYLPRISGSIREGTTSVSESQRFFLDQAFRMAIIDYLQNTIPGFETFFITETPEGSLDIVYESQVAAMFLLFAKSSNNIIFTSNLNSSNFLMKLYDSFDMEERNLRTLNLLEKGNPTKLQRDNKDLQALYIQLLGSE; from the coding sequence TTGCGTAATAAAAAAAATTATAATGAAGGTGTAGTATTTATGAAAAATGTTAATTTACCTAAATTAATATCTATAAACATTGAAAATTATTCATTATATAAAAAATCTCCTACTTTTAAATTTAATTTTCATGATGGTATTTCTGCAATAATTGGAGGAAATGGTATTGGAAAGACTACTTTTGTAGAAACTATTCTTTTTGGATTATTAGGTCATAGGAAAATATATACGGTGCCTGGAAAGAAGAAAATAAAAACTAAAGAGAAGATTTCAAATCCTGATTTCTTTACAGTTAGGATGAACGAATCTTATAAAAATAATAACCTCGCTAGTGTTAGTTTAGACTACAATATCGGTAGTAATAAAATACTTATTCAAAGAAGCCTTTTCAATGATAAGATCTTATATTTGAGAATCAATGATCATGAGTATGATGAAAATGTGGAAGAAGAGTTTTATCAAAGTGCTATCTTAAATATGACTGGTCTCAGTTCTTATCAGAATTTCGATAAAATTGTAAGAACTTTTTTGTTTTTTGATGAAAGAAGAGACAACATCGCCTGGGATCCACAAGTACAAGATGAAATTTTAAGAATTTTATTCTTTGAAGAAAGCTTTCTTGAAAAATTTAAAGAACTAGAAAACGAAGTAATTACTCTCGATACAATGGGACGGCATAGAAGTGAGGCTAGAAGAACAGAGGCAGAGTCTTTAGAAGATCTTAAAAATGAAAAAAGTAAATTATATACTTCGCTAAACTTAAGTGAAGATTCTGATGAACAAAATGATCTTGAAAAGTTGTTGGATCGTAAAAATATTTTGGAGGAGGAGCGCCATGATATCGAACAAAAATTAGAGGTGATTCTTGAAGAGTTTAGTAAAATTAAATCAAAAGCCGATACAGCAATTGGAGAGCGTAACGAATTTTTTATGAGTATGGAGAATGTGGATACTGAAGTTTCAAAACTAGAATCAAAATTATATAAAAGCATATATAATCAATTACCTGATTATTACGTTTCTATTGAAAAGGTTCTTATAAGCGAGGGAAAGTGTCTGGCTTGTGGTAATAAAAATAAATCAGCTAGAGAAAAGGCGATAGAAAGAAAAAAGGAAAATAAGTGTTTGATTTGTGCATCAGAACTACAGATTGTAGAAGAGTACGACTCTCAAACAATTGGAAAGATTAACGAAATTGCAAAAATAAAAACTGAGTTAGAGATAAAAATAAGCAATAAGGATTATTTAGTATCTCAACTTCAAGACCAAGTTCAAAATTGTAATATTGAAATAGTTACTTTAAGAGACTTACTAAATAATAAACACAGGGAGTTAATTAATTTAGAGTCTTTAATAGCAAGAGAAAATCTAGCTAATGGGCCAGATACCTATTCTCAGATCATAGAAGCAAAAAACAGAAGAATTGAAGTGTTAAAAAAAGAGGTAGAGGGCATTTACAATCTAAGAGACCAAAAGAAAAAGGAATTAAACAAAATAAATAATCAATTTAAGGAAATTGTAATTAATTTAAACCAACATTTATCTCATTTTTTTAATAAATATGCCAGTACTTTCCTTGGATTGAATTGTGAATTGACAGTTGAAGAGCGAATGGTTAATAAAATACCTCACATCCTTTATTTGCCAAGAATCAGCGGGAGTATTAGGGAAGGAACTACATCCGTTTCAGAATCACAGCGTTTTTTTTTGGATCAGGCTTTTAGAATGGCAATTATCGATTATTTACAGAATACTATCCCCGGATTTGAAACATTTTTTATCACAGAGACTCCAGAAGGTAGCCTTGACATAGTATATGAGTCCCAAGTAGCAGCGATGTTTCTTTTATTTGCTAAGTCTTCAAATAATATTATTTTTACATCTAATTTAAATAGTTCAAATTTTTTAATGAAATTGTATGACTCTTTTGATATGGAAGAACGCAATCTACGTACTCTTAACCTTTTAGAAAAGGGGAACCCTACAAAACTTCAAAGAGATAATAAAGATTTACAAGCCTTATATATTCAGTTATTAGGAAGTGAATAA
- a CDS encoding nucleoside triphosphate pyrophosphohydrolase, translating into MPTYNKLVRDKIPHIITSSGKECRTRILDPEEYKQELRTKLQEESDEYVKAASDQEALEELADMLEVIRALAEVHGANAAQLDKLRADKAEERGGFQERVYLIDVDEA; encoded by the coding sequence ATGCCTACATACAACAAATTGGTACGGGACAAGATTCCGCATATTATCACATCCAGCGGTAAGGAATGCCGCACACGCATTCTGGACCCGGAGGAGTACAAGCAAGAATTAAGAACGAAGTTGCAAGAAGAATCGGATGAGTATGTAAAAGCAGCAAGCGATCAGGAAGCTCTGGAAGAATTGGCAGACATGCTCGAAGTGATTCGGGCGCTGGCGGAGGTGCATGGTGCGAATGCGGCGCAGCTGGATAAGCTACGGGCAGACAAAGCTGAGGAGCGTGGTGGATTCCAGGAACGGGTGTATCTGATCGATGTCGACGAAGCTTAA
- a CDS encoding MerR family transcriptional regulator yields the protein MKTPYFTVKDIIQITGITKRALHYYDKTDLLKPSRVEDNGYRYYDQEALGNLQMILLFKEMNFSLKDIAAMMQLSKEEQKDILREHRSTLVQRKQKLETIIDQLDEYVDGTDISHLHLFDDSSILSIQEQYESEAKFIYGDTEKYQEFEANVNQLSVEEQEKAYQQFSVNMEQVFRELAKHKNLSPASGEVQVLVGEWKGCLEQFMSCDDEILRCIAEAYTTDRRYVGYFGQFGNEDFLRFLYEAIMVFIQSASNR from the coding sequence ATGAAGACACCCTATTTCACCGTTAAAGATATCATTCAGATTACAGGCATCACCAAACGCGCATTACATTATTACGATAAAACCGATCTCTTAAAACCGAGCAGAGTCGAGGACAATGGCTATCGGTATTACGATCAAGAGGCACTGGGGAATCTGCAGATGATTCTCTTGTTCAAAGAAATGAATTTCTCCTTGAAAGACATTGCAGCCATGATGCAACTTTCGAAAGAAGAACAGAAAGATATCCTGAGAGAGCATCGCAGTACACTCGTTCAACGCAAACAAAAACTCGAAACCATCATCGACCAATTGGACGAGTATGTAGATGGTACAGATATCTCTCATCTTCATCTGTTCGACGACTCTTCCATACTTTCCATTCAAGAGCAATATGAATCCGAGGCGAAGTTCATCTATGGAGACACCGAGAAATATCAGGAATTCGAAGCTAATGTGAACCAACTGTCTGTGGAAGAACAAGAAAAAGCCTACCAGCAGTTCTCGGTCAACATGGAGCAGGTATTTCGGGAGTTGGCGAAGCATAAGAATCTGTCTCCTGCTTCTGGTGAGGTGCAAGTGTTGGTGGGAGAATGGAAGGGTTGTCTGGAGCAGTTTATGAGCTGTGATGATGAGATTTTGAGGTGTATCGCTGAAGCCTATACGACAGATCGTCGCTATGTGGGTTATTTCGGTCAGTTTGGCAATGAGGATTTTTTGAGGTTTTTGTATGAAGCGATTATGGTTTTTATACAATCAGCATCGAACAGATAA
- a CDS encoding DUF2268 domain-containing protein: MKITALRSDQIYEEIIQAAPDEKVELYRERMMSPFMNKWNIQQIPFRSSEPNGFDVIMMNNFMNIAPEDITTEINESLAAISSEVFWQQCHEAICTSLSTFTEHGIELSVSEYLYTILLGDKNSPSLTMNEGISGDGGIPGYIIANLIPNGYTLPRMQSVLAHECNHNVRYQYIQWNPQITLGEMVVSEGLAESFATSLYGEELLGPWVAKTDMENLNNVIKPKMKDQLHVTGFDQINPYLYGDELATLQNFTPVGMPYAAGYACGYHLIQYYLNKTGTPITQATITPASVILAETKDFWNEDTLFHR; encoded by the coding sequence ATGAAGATTACCGCTTTACGTTCAGATCAAATCTATGAGGAGATCATCCAGGCTGCACCCGATGAGAAAGTGGAGTTATACCGCGAGCGAATGATGAGTCCATTCATGAACAAATGGAACATTCAACAGATCCCGTTTCGATCAAGCGAACCTAATGGCTTCGATGTGATCATGATGAATAACTTTATGAATATCGCTCCCGAAGATATCACGACCGAGATTAACGAATCGTTAGCAGCGATTTCGTCTGAAGTATTCTGGCAACAGTGTCATGAAGCTATTTGTACGAGTCTATCGACCTTTACAGAGCACGGGATTGAGCTATCGGTCTCCGAATATCTATATACGATTTTATTAGGCGACAAGAATAGTCCTTCACTCACCATGAACGAAGGCATCAGCGGAGATGGTGGAATCCCGGGTTATATTATTGCGAACCTGATCCCCAATGGGTATACTCTACCTCGTATGCAATCCGTGTTAGCCCATGAATGCAATCATAATGTGAGATATCAATATATCCAGTGGAATCCACAGATTACGCTTGGCGAGATGGTTGTTAGCGAGGGGCTGGCTGAGAGCTTTGCGACATCCCTGTATGGAGAAGAACTGCTAGGACCCTGGGTAGCCAAAACGGATATGGAGAATTTGAATAACGTTATCAAACCAAAGATGAAAGACCAGCTACATGTCACCGGTTTTGACCAGATCAATCCGTATCTATACGGCGATGAACTTGCCACACTGCAAAACTTCACGCCCGTAGGTATGCCCTATGCGGCTGGCTATGCCTGCGGTTATCACTTAATTCAATATTATCTGAACAAAACAGGTACACCGATTACCCAAGCAACCATCACTCCGGCAAGTGTTATCCTTGCTGAAACAAAGGACTTTTGGAATGAAGACACCCTATTTCACCGTTAA
- a CDS encoding MFS transporter produces the protein MKIKSNYTKLFGAFSLTFLGDGLTLAAVPWLISTLTSDTLYASVTMTALRLPWLLFSLPVGVLIDRYSRKHMLIGAGFTRMFLLLALTLCIWGGWVSIPILALFMFGIGLSRVVFDSTVQTVIPQLVDESKLEKANGQFTAGQLITSDILGVALGGFIITLHIVFPFAIDAVTAVIALLFLISMKGKFYPGDTEATRKEVRPMKNWKREMWSGIRYVYHDRFLRGLAILSVTITLMYSIILATQIFFVRDVLQLDAFAFGILISIATIGSIVGSQAVAYMRKKWSTKQLIIFSILCMGIIYGVVGLTTNAYMVGSLYFCAAFFIIVYNVTRSSILQRSVPNEMLGRVGSVFRFLSFGISAIGTLLGGLLVRVSETTFDRVFSLQLPYLLLSLIYILSALIFAMKMENHSENQQPNINA, from the coding sequence ATGAAAATCAAATCGAATTATACCAAGTTATTCGGTGCATTTTCGCTTACATTTTTGGGTGATGGACTTACACTGGCTGCGGTTCCTTGGCTCATATCAACCCTTACAAGCGATACGTTGTATGCCTCCGTCACGATGACGGCACTTCGTTTACCCTGGCTTCTCTTCAGTCTACCTGTAGGTGTCCTCATCGACCGTTACTCACGCAAACATATGCTGATTGGCGCAGGCTTTACTCGAATGTTCCTTCTACTTGCTCTGACATTGTGCATCTGGGGAGGATGGGTGAGCATTCCGATTCTGGCTCTGTTCATGTTTGGTATCGGCCTGAGCCGAGTTGTATTCGACAGTACAGTGCAGACGGTCATCCCACAACTTGTAGATGAAAGTAAATTGGAGAAAGCGAATGGGCAGTTCACCGCCGGACAGTTAATCACGAGTGATATTCTGGGCGTTGCTCTGGGAGGGTTCATTATAACCCTGCATATTGTTTTCCCTTTTGCCATAGACGCCGTAACGGCTGTTATTGCTCTGCTCTTTTTAATTAGTATGAAGGGAAAATTCTATCCAGGGGATACGGAAGCAACCCGGAAGGAAGTTCGCCCGATGAAGAATTGGAAACGTGAGATGTGGTCCGGTATTCGATATGTCTATCATGATCGTTTTCTCCGCGGACTAGCCATTCTATCTGTTACCATTACGCTGATGTATTCGATCATTCTCGCTACTCAGATTTTCTTTGTACGAGATGTGCTTCAGTTGGATGCTTTTGCATTCGGTATTCTCATCTCCATTGCAACAATCGGCAGCATTGTAGGAAGTCAGGCTGTTGCTTATATGCGCAAGAAATGGAGTACAAAACAATTGATTATTTTCTCCATTTTGTGCATGGGAATCATCTACGGTGTGGTGGGTCTAACTACAAATGCGTATATGGTAGGTAGTCTGTACTTCTGTGCTGCATTTTTCATTATTGTCTACAATGTTACCCGTTCCTCCATCCTGCAACGTTCCGTTCCTAATGAGATGCTTGGCAGGGTCGGAAGTGTGTTTCGCTTTCTATCCTTTGGCATCAGTGCCATTGGTACGCTTCTCGGCGGATTATTGGTGCGGGTTAGTGAGACGACATTTGATCGCGTATTTTCGCTGCAACTCCCTTATCTCTTGTTAAGCCTGATCTATATCCTCTCTGCTCTGATATTCGCAATGAAGATGGAGAATCATTCAGAGAATCAGCAGCCTAACATCAACGCTTGA
- a CDS encoding galactokinase family protein produces MTTQPLNLIQSTEGQALLAQMYGQSQVEEQTARYTKLNATFEEYFGAQEESKLFSAAGRSEIGGNHTDHNHGKVLAGSITLDTIAVAAPTAESVITFYSEGYDKKYVIDLTNLTPNTEDDGTTALIRGMAAGFGEFGYKVGGFQAYLSSNVFSASGVSSSASFEMLICTILNHFYNDGALDVVTLAKIGQYAENHYWNKPSGLLDQMACAYGGLIAIDFENPAQPVIEPVQWDFQQNGYSLVIVNTGGNHADLTEDYAAVPYEMRAVAQALGSEYVREITADAIYANLKKVREAAGDRAVLRALHFLEENNRVDGQVQALRDGRFADFLKLITASGNSSWKWLQNVYQSGAVKEQEIGIALALTENYLQNLGDGACRIHGGGFAGVILTILPNEKVEEYMSWMHDMLDTPIIVVNVRAQGAVCLNALIPNAS; encoded by the coding sequence ATGACGACACAACCATTGAATCTGATCCAATCCACGGAGGGCCAAGCGTTGCTTGCCCAAATGTATGGACAATCACAAGTAGAGGAACAGACTGCACGTTACACCAAGCTGAACGCGACGTTCGAAGAGTACTTTGGTGCGCAAGAGGAAAGCAAGTTGTTCAGCGCAGCAGGACGCAGTGAGATTGGCGGCAACCACACGGATCACAACCATGGTAAAGTGCTAGCGGGCAGCATTACGCTGGATACGATTGCCGTGGCTGCACCAACTGCGGAGTCGGTTATTACGTTTTACTCAGAAGGCTATGACAAGAAATATGTAATCGATCTCACGAACCTCACGCCAAATACGGAAGACGATGGCACAACAGCATTGATTCGTGGTATGGCTGCGGGATTTGGAGAATTTGGATATAAGGTTGGCGGCTTTCAGGCGTATCTCTCCAGTAACGTGTTCTCGGCATCTGGGGTGAGTTCTTCGGCGTCATTCGAGATGCTGATCTGTACGATTTTGAATCACTTCTATAATGACGGTGCACTGGATGTTGTCACCTTGGCGAAAATCGGTCAGTATGCGGAGAACCACTATTGGAACAAACCTTCCGGTCTGTTGGATCAGATGGCTTGTGCGTACGGCGGACTCATTGCTATTGATTTTGAAAATCCCGCACAGCCTGTCATTGAACCTGTTCAGTGGGATTTCCAACAAAATGGCTACTCATTAGTCATTGTAAATACAGGCGGTAACCACGCTGATCTGACGGAAGATTACGCTGCTGTACCTTATGAGATGAGAGCGGTTGCTCAGGCACTGGGCAGTGAGTATGTTCGGGAAATTACAGCTGACGCCATCTATGCCAACCTCAAGAAGGTTCGTGAAGCGGCTGGGGATCGTGCTGTGCTGCGTGCACTTCATTTCCTGGAAGAAAACAATCGTGTCGATGGTCAGGTTCAGGCGTTGCGTGATGGACGTTTTGCTGATTTCTTGAAACTGATTACGGCGTCTGGTAACTCGTCATGGAAGTGGCTGCAGAATGTATATCAGAGTGGTGCTGTGAAGGAACAGGAGATTGGCATCGCGTTGGCACTGACCGAGAATTATCTGCAAAACCTGGGTGATGGTGCTTGTCGGATTCATGGTGGTGGATTCGCAGGGGTTATTCTGACGATCCTTCCGAACGAAAAAGTAGAAGAGTATATGTCCTGGATGCACGACATGTTGGACACGCCGATTATTGTCGTTAATGTGCGTGCACAAGGTGCAGTATGCTTGAATGCATTGATCCCTAACGCGAGCTAA